The Acidobacteriota bacterium genomic interval TCCGAAATGGTTCGCGGCTGGGGCTACACCGTCATTGAAGCGCAAAACGGTGCCGATGCGCTGGAGAAATTGGTGGAAAGCTCGCCGGACCTCGTAGTCTGCGATATCAAGATGCCCGTCCTCGATGGAGTGGGCTTCGTTCGTGCCCTTCGGCGCGATACCCGGCTCG includes:
- a CDS encoding response regulator — protein: MPTIMIAEDDDANRDLLSEMVRGWGYTVIEAQNGADALEKLVESSPDLVVCDIKMPVLDGVGFVRALRRDTRLASLPVIALTGFGTQDHDAIVSAGFTTYLSKPVSSELL